One genomic segment of Ipomoea triloba cultivar NCNSP0323 chromosome 9, ASM357664v1 includes these proteins:
- the LOC116030760 gene encoding phenylalanine N-monooxygenase-like, producing MSSILLLMMILIISVLLLFSRKWIQKANKQLPLPPGPMAWPIVGCFPQLLRNKPVFKWMLNMMEEMNTEIACFKLGGTNVIAVTSPEVAREVLKKQDSVFASRPTCMSAELISSNYLTSVVAPMGEQWKKMRRVLSSHVVSPNALNWLSHKRATEADHLVRYIYNQCIRNAATSGGCGGVVVDVRAAGNHFCGNVMKQMVFSKRYFKAGTEDGGPGVEDEEHIDATFGVLDLLYSFGISDYFPWLRMFDLEGHRKAIQKAVEGVRKYQDPEVDERIKMWKDGTKTDDDDEKQDILDVLINLKDVRGKPLLTSEEIKAQILELMITIVDNPSNVVEWVVAEMLNQPEILRRATEELDNVVGRERLVQESDLPRLKYLNACLKEAFRIHPLSAFVPPHLCSSDTILSNYFIPKGSHVMISRHGLGRNPRIWEEPLKFKPERHLKNDGSEVSLADPEVKILSFSAGRRGCPGVQLGSLVSGMLLGRLLQGFEWSVPSGGRVDLKESKNSILLANPLNALAKPRLPHHIYSS from the exons atGTCATCAATTCTTCTTCTGATGATGATTTTGATCATCTCtgtgcttcttcttttttcacgCAAATGGATACAGAAAGCTAATAAACAGCTCCCGCTCCCTCCAGGTCCAATGGCATGGCCTATAGTGGGATGCTTCCCTCAGCTGCTCAGAAACAAGCCGGTTTTCAAGTGGATGCTGAATATGATGGAAGAGATGAACACCGAAATCGCTTGCTTCAAACTTGGGGGAACCAATGTGATTGCAGTAACCTCCCCCGAGGTGGCACGCGAGGTACTGAAGAAACAAGACTCGGTGTTTGCATCAAGGCCGACCTGCATGTCGGCGGAGCTAATCAGTAGTAACTACTTGACATCCGTGGTTGCTCCCATGGGTGAGCAatggaagaaaatgaggagAGTTCTTTCGTCCCATGTGGTCTCGCCCAACGCGCTTAACTGGCTATCTCACAAGCGGGCCACCGAAGCCGACCACCTCGTACGTTACATCTACAATCAATGTATTAGAAACGCCGCCACCTCAGGTGGTTGTGGAGGAGTAGTAGTAGATGTGAGGGCGGCTGGGAATCACTTTTGTGGGAACGTGATGAAGCAGATGGTGTTCAGCAAGAGGTATTTCAAGGCCGGGACGGAAGATGGAGGGCCAGGCGTGGAGGACGAAGAGCACATTGATGCCACATTTGGAGTTCTTGATCTTTTGTATTCCTTTGGGATCTCGGATTACTTTCCTTGGCTAAGGATGTTTGATTTGGAAGGTCATAGGAAAGCCATCCAGAAAGCTGTGGAGGGTGTTAGGAAGTACCAAGATCCTGAAGTTGATGAAAGGATTAAGATGTGGAAGGATGGGACCAaaactgatgatgatgatgagaaacAAGATATTCTTGATGTTCTTATCAACCTCAAGGATGTCCGTGGTAAACCGCTACTAACATCTGAAGAGATTAAGGCACAAATTCTT GAACTAATGATAACAATTGTGGACAATCCATCAAATGTGGTGGAATGGGTTGTAGCAGAAATGTTAAACCAACCAGAGATCCTCAGAAGAGCGACCGAAGAACTTGATAACGTTGTGGGAAGAGAAAGACTAGTACAAGAATCCGATCTTCCTCGGCTAAAATACCTTAACGCATGTTTAAAGGAAGCATTTCGCATTCATCCATTATCAGCTTTTGTTCCTCCGCACCTATGTTCTTCCGACACAATCCTGTCTAACTATTTCATCCCCAAAGGTAGTCATGTGATGATAAGCCGGCACGGGCTGGGGCGGAACCCTAGGATTTGGGAGGAACCTCTCAAGTTCAAGCCAGAACGGCACTTGAAAAATGATGGGTCAGAAGTGAGTCTGGCTGATCCAGAGGTGAAGATTTTATCCTTTAGTGCCGGAAGGCGTGGATGTCCAGGTGTTCAACTAGGGTCTTTGGTTAGCGGGATGTTGCTGGGTAGGCTTCTTCAAGGGTTTGAATGGAGTGTGCCCTCTGGTGGAAGAGTAGACCTTAAGGAGTCAAAAAATAGTATCCTTCTTGCCAACCCTCTCAATGCTCTTGCTAAGCCAAGGTTGCCTCACCATATCTACTCATCCTAG